Proteins from a single region of Nocardioides anomalus:
- a CDS encoding DoxX family protein, translating into MTDRSTGLARTAGRVLLGLALTGAGVTHLTVARQEFRAQVPDFVPLDPDTTVLASGVVEVALGSALVLARSRRTTVGWIAAAFFVAVFPGNLAQWVHHRDGFGLDTDAKRFARLFFQPVLVAVALWSTGA; encoded by the coding sequence ATGACTGACCGGTCGACCGGCCTCGCGCGCACCGCCGGCCGGGTCCTGCTCGGCCTCGCCCTCACCGGCGCGGGCGTCACCCACCTGACCGTCGCGCGCCAGGAGTTCCGGGCCCAGGTCCCGGATTTCGTGCCTCTCGACCCCGACACCACCGTGCTGGCCTCCGGTGTCGTCGAGGTCGCCCTCGGCTCCGCGCTGGTGCTCGCCCGCTCCCGACGCACGACGGTCGGCTGGATCGCCGCGGCGTTCTTCGTCGCGGTCTTCCCCGGCAACCTCGCGCAGTGGGTCCACCACCGCGACGGCTTCGGCCTCGACACCGACGCCAAGCGCTTCGCCCGACTGTTCTTCCAGCCGGTGCTGGTCGCCGTCGCGCTCTGGTCGACCGGCGCGTAG
- a CDS encoding type III PLP-dependent enzyme domain-containing protein, with translation MFAALRTEGIHPWLLDLGGGFPTALDAQCPPPEAYGAAIERHLADAFGEDRPTTIAEPGRGIAAEAGVLHASVIGVVHRAGTRWVFLDAGVFTGLIETLDEAIRYPLATDVAGPTGPCVLAGPTCDSADVLYERVPVELPLALAEGDRVRFHCAGVYTATYSSVGFNGFAPLATAVRS, from the coding sequence GTGTTCGCCGCGCTGCGGACCGAGGGGATCCACCCCTGGCTGCTCGACCTGGGCGGCGGGTTCCCCACCGCCCTGGACGCGCAGTGCCCACCGCCCGAGGCGTACGGCGCTGCGATCGAGCGCCACCTCGCCGACGCCTTCGGCGAGGACCGGCCCACGACCATCGCCGAGCCCGGCCGGGGCATCGCGGCCGAGGCCGGCGTCCTGCACGCCAGCGTCATCGGCGTGGTGCACCGCGCCGGCACCCGCTGGGTCTTCCTCGACGCCGGCGTCTTCACCGGCCTGATCGAGACTCTGGACGAGGCGATCCGCTACCCGCTGGCCACCGACGTCGCGGGCCCGACCGGGCCCTGCGTGCTGGCCGGTCCGACGTGCGACAGCGCCGACGTGCTCTACGAGCGGGTGCCGGTCGAGCTGCCGCTCGCGCTGGCCGAGGGCGACCGGGTGCGGTTCCACTGCGCGGGCGTCTACACCGCGACGTACTCCAGCGTCGGCTTCAACGGCTTCGCCCCGCTGGCCACCGCCGTCCGCTCGTGA
- a CDS encoding reprolysin-like metallopeptidase: MPRPHRALLAAAVLGALLVQPATPTPVAAAPSGAWTRASTRLDPARARTVTPSSAAAYAVDRAALVGSLERGRVELPDPDGRLVAFDVSPTTVLEPALAAAHPELRTWAGTAVAGPGTVRIDVTPAGVHASVLGDGPAWYVDPAYRDGDRLSLSYAGASLPAPERGLVEPDLPQDATGEAVPQVAETPGGLVTLRTYRLALLSDPTYAAYVAPGLTGAASDAAVLAAKVTLVNRLDQVYGDDLGIRFVLVDGTDTALNLATTGQAQGANGPCGKSACFPAGMLAAGCQPALLDRNRWVTGQLVGARRYDVGHVLLGVAGGGAAYLGVAGHPTKAGGCTGLAAPSGDAFAVDYVAHELGHQLGATHTFDGTGGACAGNRYGVTAVEPGSGSSVMGYAGVCGADDLQPHADPVFASASRAQIADYVTEAPDAVFEWQSVALSGFDVNESFRLSFAGTRTAVITRGTNYTADGIKAAIAAVAPSGTSVQVRPFFDSDAFDDRGFALYFRSWGTTLFADVPEPVVEPAAGTFTAAVDDIDAGDPAAGSGGVATATTNHAPVATAPADRTIPVRTPFALTGSATDADRDPLTYTWEQTDVSGLGTGTPLTTQPRTGGPLFRVVDGGPTRSFPDLAQVVAGATNAATGTCPTGAGQTGCLAALLPTAAYAPAALHLRLTARDASPQGGGTASDDVVLTLDKSVGPFRVTSQATPATLPGGSSQVVTWTTGTAALAASVRITLSTDGGATYPTVLAAATPNDGSETVTLPDLTAGAARLRVEAVGNYFYDVNHASFALQGSGAPPPLVVEHDAVPTTWPVVYSDPASVAFSATTGQGLGALTATASGLPPGLALSGGAGSWALGGTPTAEPGSYPVHVSVSDGVASEGFDVTVTVTPEDAAVALTSPTTIAGPSVTLTAQVTQAADGSPGALDRATVRFRDGSTTPCPAAPVSTAGVATCTYAAEPGPHPLTLTVGGSYAGSATATFTVTRAPQDAAPDTTITSGPAGWLLSGTGTWGVSATRAVAIDCRLDGAPVPCAAPSLTLRDLAAGTHRLTAAARGDETPAAREFAVPLDDAALTPSGSWKRKATGAAYLGTCSQTRHRGAALSTYVTGARELALLVRTGSGYGALKVYLDGALLATVRTAGPVGSRAVRIGHFAAPRSGTVRIVAAKDKRVRVDGLGVSTAPF; encoded by the coding sequence GTGCCGCGACCCCACCGGGCGCTCCTGGCAGCGGCTGTGCTCGGCGCGCTGCTCGTCCAGCCCGCGACGCCGACCCCCGTGGCCGCCGCGCCGTCGGGCGCGTGGACGCGCGCGTCGACACGGCTGGACCCGGCCCGGGCGCGGACCGTGACGCCGAGCAGCGCCGCGGCGTACGCCGTGGACCGGGCGGCGCTGGTGGGGTCGCTGGAGCGGGGGCGGGTGGAGCTGCCGGACCCGGACGGGCGGCTGGTGGCCTTCGACGTGTCGCCGACGACGGTGCTGGAGCCGGCGCTGGCCGCGGCGCACCCGGAGCTCCGGACGTGGGCGGGGACGGCGGTGGCGGGTCCGGGCACGGTCCGCATCGACGTGACGCCGGCCGGGGTGCACGCGTCGGTGCTCGGCGACGGGCCGGCGTGGTACGTCGACCCGGCGTACCGCGACGGCGACCGGCTGAGCCTGTCGTACGCCGGCGCGAGCCTGCCGGCGCCGGAGCGCGGGCTGGTCGAGCCGGACCTGCCGCAGGACGCCACCGGGGAAGCGGTGCCGCAGGTGGCCGAGACGCCGGGCGGGCTGGTGACGCTGCGGACCTACCGGCTGGCGCTGCTGTCGGACCCGACCTACGCGGCCTACGTCGCTCCGGGTCTGACGGGCGCCGCGAGCGACGCCGCGGTGCTGGCGGCCAAGGTGACGCTGGTCAACCGGCTGGACCAGGTCTACGGCGACGACCTCGGGATCCGGTTCGTGCTGGTCGACGGGACCGACACCGCGCTCAACCTCGCGACGACCGGGCAGGCGCAGGGCGCGAACGGACCGTGCGGCAAGAGCGCCTGCTTCCCGGCCGGGATGCTGGCCGCGGGCTGCCAGCCGGCGCTGCTGGACCGCAACCGCTGGGTGACAGGGCAGCTGGTCGGCGCGCGCCGCTACGACGTCGGGCACGTGCTGCTCGGGGTGGCCGGCGGCGGTGCGGCGTACCTGGGCGTGGCCGGACACCCGACCAAGGCGGGCGGCTGCACCGGGCTGGCCGCGCCGTCGGGCGACGCGTTCGCCGTGGACTACGTCGCCCACGAGCTCGGCCACCAGCTCGGCGCGACGCACACCTTCGACGGGACCGGCGGCGCGTGCGCGGGCAACCGGTACGGCGTCACGGCGGTCGAGCCCGGCTCGGGCAGCTCGGTGATGGGGTACGCCGGCGTGTGCGGTGCCGACGACCTGCAGCCGCACGCCGACCCGGTCTTCGCCTCGGCCAGCCGCGCCCAGATCGCCGACTACGTGACCGAGGCGCCGGACGCGGTCTTCGAGTGGCAGTCCGTGGCGCTGTCCGGCTTCGACGTCAACGAGTCGTTCCGCCTCTCCTTCGCCGGCACCAGGACCGCGGTCATCACCCGGGGCACGAACTACACCGCCGACGGCATCAAGGCGGCGATCGCGGCGGTGGCGCCGAGCGGCACGTCGGTGCAGGTCCGCCCGTTCTTCGACAGCGACGCCTTCGACGACCGCGGCTTCGCGCTCTACTTCCGCAGCTGGGGGACCACGCTGTTCGCGGACGTCCCCGAGCCGGTGGTGGAGCCGGCCGCCGGCACGTTCACCGCCGCGGTCGACGACATCGACGCCGGCGACCCGGCGGCCGGGAGCGGCGGCGTCGCGACCGCCACGACCAACCACGCACCGGTCGCGACCGCGCCGGCGGACCGGACCATCCCGGTGCGCACGCCGTTCGCGCTCACCGGCAGCGCGACCGACGCCGACCGCGACCCGCTCACCTACACCTGGGAGCAGACCGACGTCAGCGGCCTGGGCACGGGTACGCCGCTGACCACCCAGCCGCGCACGGGCGGCCCGCTGTTCCGGGTCGTCGACGGCGGCCCGACGCGCAGCTTCCCCGACCTCGCGCAGGTGGTCGCCGGGGCGACCAACGCCGCCACCGGCACCTGCCCGACCGGAGCCGGACAGACCGGTTGCCTCGCCGCGCTGCTGCCCACGGCGGCGTACGCCCCGGCCGCGCTGCACCTGCGCCTCACCGCCCGCGACGCGTCGCCGCAGGGCGGCGGCACCGCGTCGGACGACGTGGTGCTGACCCTCGACAAGAGCGTCGGCCCGTTCCGCGTCACCAGCCAGGCCACGCCGGCCACGCTGCCGGGCGGCAGCAGCCAGGTGGTCACGTGGACGACCGGCACGGCGGCGCTGGCCGCCTCGGTGCGCATCACGCTGTCGACCGACGGCGGCGCGACGTACCCGACCGTGCTGGCCGCCGCCACCCCCAACGACGGCAGCGAGACCGTCACCCTGCCCGACCTCACCGCGGGTGCGGCGCGGCTGCGCGTCGAGGCCGTCGGCAACTACTTCTACGACGTCAACCACGCGTCGTTCGCCCTCCAGGGCAGCGGGGCGCCGCCGCCGCTCGTGGTCGAGCACGACGCGGTGCCGACGACCTGGCCCGTGGTCTACAGCGACCCGGCGTCCGTGGCCTTCTCGGCCACCACCGGCCAGGGGCTCGGCGCCCTCACCGCCACCGCGAGCGGTCTCCCGCCGGGGCTCGCGCTCAGCGGGGGCGCCGGGTCGTGGGCCCTCGGCGGTACGCCGACCGCGGAGCCCGGCTCCTACCCCGTGCACGTCAGCGTGTCCGACGGGGTTGCGAGCGAGGGCTTCGACGTGACCGTCACCGTGACGCCCGAGGACGCGGCCGTCGCGCTCACCTCGCCGACCACCATCGCGGGACCGTCGGTGACGCTCACCGCGCAGGTCACCCAGGCGGCCGACGGCAGCCCCGGTGCGCTGGACCGGGCGACGGTGCGCTTCCGCGACGGCAGCACGACGCCGTGCCCGGCCGCGCCGGTGAGCACCGCCGGCGTCGCGACGTGCACCTACGCCGCCGAGCCCGGGCCACACCCGCTGACCCTCACCGTGGGCGGGTCCTACGCCGGGAGCGCGACCGCCACGTTCACCGTCACCAGGGCGCCCCAGGACGCGGCGCCGGACACCACGATCACGTCCGGGCCGGCCGGCTGGCTGCTCTCCGGCACCGGCACCTGGGGCGTGTCCGCGACCCGGGCCGTGGCCATCGACTGCCGGCTCGACGGCGCGCCGGTCCCGTGCGCAGCGCCGTCCCTGACGCTGCGCGACCTCGCCGCCGGCACCCACCGGCTCACGGCCGCCGCCCGCGGCGACGAGACGCCCGCCGCCCGCGAGTTCGCCGTGCCGCTGGACGACGCCGCCCTGACCCCGAGCGGGAGCTGGAAGCGCAAGGCGACCGGCGCGGCGTACCTCGGGACCTGCTCGCAGACCCGGCACCGCGGCGCCGCCCTGTCGACGTACGTGACCGGTGCGCGCGAGCTCGCGCTGCTGGTGCGCACCGGGTCGGGGTACGGCGCGCTCAAGGTCTACCTCGACGGCGCGCTGCTGGCCACCGTGCGCACGGCCGGTCCGGTCGGCTCGCGGGCCGTGCGGATCGGGCACTTCGCGGCGCCCCGCAGCGGGACCGTGCGGATCGTCGCGGCCAAGGACAAGCGGGTGCGCGTCGACGGGCTCGGGGTCTCGACCGCGCCGTTCTGA
- a CDS encoding TIGR03617 family F420-dependent LLM class oxidoreductase: MLLDVQLDGPPERAAARAAELVGAGVAGLFTFEGPHDVFLPLAAAAAAGVTTDLMTNVAIAMPRSPMHLAHTAHDLQRMSRGRFRLGLGSQIRPHVEHRYGATWSPPAARMREIVRAVRAILTSWQDGTPLDFRGEHTRHTLMPPTFVPGPLEWGPPPLLLGALGPVMTRTAAEVADGLLVMPFHSHRHVRERTLPAVEEGLARREVATPFVLCPQAILAMGTTPEQQARATLGVRGLLAFYGSTPAYRPVLDVEGWGEVQPELNALSKRGDVAAMLDLVTDEMVDRLAVRGTPEECAAELHRRFGDLGERVCCYFPGYDAPLADVAALAAALAQSSAR; encoded by the coding sequence GTGCTCCTCGACGTGCAGCTCGACGGACCGCCGGAGCGGGCCGCGGCGCGTGCGGCCGAGCTGGTCGGGGCCGGGGTGGCGGGGCTGTTCACCTTCGAGGGGCCGCACGACGTGTTCCTGCCCCTGGCCGCGGCCGCGGCGGCCGGGGTCACGACCGACCTGATGACCAACGTGGCCATCGCGATGCCGCGCTCGCCGATGCACCTCGCGCACACCGCGCACGACCTGCAGCGGATGAGCCGGGGGCGGTTCCGCCTCGGGCTGGGCTCGCAGATCCGACCGCACGTCGAGCACCGGTACGGCGCGACCTGGTCGCCCCCGGCGGCCCGGATGCGCGAGATCGTCCGGGCGGTCCGCGCGATCCTCACGTCCTGGCAGGACGGCACGCCCCTGGACTTCCGCGGCGAGCACACCCGCCACACGCTGATGCCGCCGACGTTCGTGCCGGGTCCGCTGGAGTGGGGACCGCCGCCGCTGCTTCTCGGCGCGCTCGGCCCGGTGATGACGCGCACCGCGGCCGAGGTGGCCGACGGCCTGCTGGTGATGCCGTTCCACAGCCACCGGCACGTGCGCGAGCGGACCCTGCCCGCGGTCGAGGAGGGACTCGCCCGGCGGGAGGTGGCCACACCGTTCGTGCTGTGTCCGCAGGCAATCCTGGCCATGGGCACCACGCCGGAGCAGCAGGCCCGGGCGACGCTCGGCGTGCGCGGGCTGCTGGCGTTCTACGGCTCCACGCCGGCGTACCGCCCGGTGCTCGACGTCGAGGGCTGGGGCGAGGTCCAGCCCGAGCTCAACGCCCTGTCCAAGCGGGGCGACGTCGCGGCCATGCTGGACCTGGTCACCGACGAGATGGTCGACCGCCTGGCCGTGCGCGGGACGCCGGAGGAGTGCGCGGCCGAGCTGCACCGGCGCTTCGGCGACCTGGGCGAGCGGGTGTGCTGCTACTTCCCCGGGTACGACGCGCCGCTGGCCGACGTCGCCGCGCTGGCCGCGGCGCTCGCTCAGAGCTCCGCGCGGTAG
- a CDS encoding GNAT family N-acetyltransferase has protein sequence MRPALPTSSRLTYDEMTEADLDDLARLLGDAGVMAHYPHPFSRDEALGWIRWQQRNYDRDGFGLWLLRDRDGAFVGDGGLTWQVVDGEEHLELGYHLLPAHQGLGLATEAATACRELARARGVDHLIAIIAPGNAASVAVAERVGLTLDRHTVSRHGLPVVVYRAEL, from the coding sequence GTGAGGCCCGCTCTGCCCACCTCGTCGCGCCTGACCTACGACGAGATGACCGAGGCCGACCTCGACGACCTGGCCCGGCTGCTCGGCGACGCCGGGGTGATGGCGCACTACCCGCACCCGTTCTCGCGCGACGAGGCGCTGGGGTGGATCCGGTGGCAGCAGCGCAACTACGACCGCGACGGCTTCGGGCTGTGGCTGCTGCGCGACCGCGACGGCGCCTTCGTGGGCGACGGCGGGCTCACCTGGCAGGTCGTGGACGGCGAGGAGCACCTCGAGCTCGGCTACCACCTGCTGCCCGCCCACCAGGGCCTCGGCCTGGCCACCGAGGCGGCCACCGCCTGCCGTGAGCTGGCCCGGGCCCGCGGGGTCGACCACCTCATCGCGATCATCGCGCCCGGCAACGCCGCGTCGGTCGCCGTGGCCGAGCGGGTCGGGCTCACCCTCGACCGGCACACGGTCTCCCGACATGGCCTGCCGGTGGTGGTCTACCGCGCGGAGCTCTGA
- a CDS encoding organic hydroperoxide resistance protein, which yields METLYTADALATGAGRNGHVRSGDGILDLDLAVPQEMGGAGGAANPEMLFAAGYSACFHSALQGVARRQKVDISDSTVGAEVSIGPNDAGGFELAVRLEVVTPGLPHDQAQALADAAHQVCPYSNATRGNIDVRVDVSDD from the coding sequence GTGGAGACCCTGTACACCGCCGACGCCCTCGCCACCGGAGCCGGCCGCAACGGCCACGTCCGCAGTGGCGACGGCATCCTCGACCTCGACCTCGCGGTCCCGCAGGAGATGGGCGGCGCCGGTGGCGCGGCCAACCCGGAGATGCTGTTCGCGGCCGGCTACTCCGCCTGCTTCCACTCCGCGCTCCAGGGCGTGGCCCGCCGCCAGAAGGTCGACATCAGCGACAGCACCGTCGGCGCCGAGGTCTCCATCGGCCCGAACGACGCCGGCGGCTTCGAGCTCGCCGTCCGCCTCGAGGTCGTCACCCCCGGCCTCCCGCACGACCAGGCCCAGGCGCTGGCCGACGCCGCGCACCAGGTCTGCCCCTACTCCAACGCCACCCGCGGCAACATCGACGTGCGCGTCGACGTCAGCGATGACTGA
- a CDS encoding MarR family winged helix-turn-helix transcriptional regulator has product MPVTDQMVCFAVYAAARSTTQAYRTLLEPWGLTYPQYLVLVVLWTEGDVSVSTLCERMHLDTGTVSPLLRRMERDGLLRRERRDADERVVTVALTARGEELREELAGLPERIARGTGLPDEAAAHDLIGTLHHLDASMRAAAAEPLRG; this is encoded by the coding sequence GTGCCCGTGACCGACCAGATGGTGTGCTTCGCGGTGTACGCCGCGGCGCGGTCGACCACGCAGGCCTACCGCACTCTGCTCGAGCCGTGGGGGCTCACCTACCCGCAGTACCTCGTCCTCGTCGTGCTCTGGACCGAGGGCGACGTGAGCGTGTCCACGCTCTGCGAGCGGATGCACCTCGACACCGGCACCGTCTCGCCGCTGCTGCGGCGCATGGAGCGCGACGGCCTGCTGCGCCGCGAGCGCCGCGACGCCGACGAGCGCGTCGTGACCGTCGCGCTCACCGCGCGCGGCGAGGAGCTGCGCGAGGAGCTCGCCGGCCTGCCCGAGCGGATCGCCCGCGGCACCGGGCTGCCCGACGAGGCGGCGGCGCACGACCTGATCGGCACCCTGCACCACCTGGACGCGTCCATGCGCGCCGCGGCGGCCGAGCCGCTGCGGGGCTGA
- a CDS encoding fatty acyl-CoA synthetase has product MDTSQLVATARSQSLGDLPRRSARRYPDKLAVVDGDVRLTFAELDAVVDRAAAAMAEAGLVKGDRLALLCHNSWQFAVLVFATARIGVVLVPVNFMLGADEVAFILDHSGARAFVVEDALVATADAALASTGEGTVTTRRVVRLGETEAPQDWPDLQEWLDHEGTPPQVLVGDDDPVRMMFTSGTESRPKGALLTSRSLLWQYATCAIDGEYSPDDVDVHSLPLYHCAQLDVFLGPDVWIGATSVILRGPDPATVLAAIEEHGANRFFAPPTVWIGLLRHPGFDDADLATLTKGYYGASPMPVEVLKEMQQRLPDVRLWNFYGQTEMSPLATSLGPDEQLSHAGSAGRASLNVETRIVDDEDREVAQGEVGEIVHRSPHATLGYHRDEEKTRESFRGGWFHSGDLGYVDETGHLYVVDRKKDMIKTGGENVASREVEEAIYRLDGVAEVAVFGVSHPRWVEAVVAAVVPKAGATLTPEAVLEHARSVLAGYKTPKYVVLVDALPKNPSGKIVKRDLRDEHAGIADGG; this is encoded by the coding sequence GTGGACACCTCGCAGCTCGTCGCCACCGCCCGCAGCCAGTCGCTCGGCGACCTGCCGCGCCGCTCGGCGCGGCGCTACCCGGACAAGCTGGCCGTCGTCGACGGCGACGTCCGGCTGACCTTCGCCGAGCTCGACGCGGTGGTGGACCGGGCGGCGGCGGCGATGGCCGAGGCGGGGCTGGTCAAGGGCGACCGGCTGGCGCTGCTGTGCCACAACTCGTGGCAGTTCGCGGTGCTGGTCTTCGCGACCGCGCGCATCGGCGTGGTGCTGGTGCCGGTGAACTTCATGCTCGGTGCGGACGAGGTCGCCTTCATCCTCGACCACAGCGGGGCCAGGGCATTCGTGGTCGAGGACGCGCTGGTGGCCACGGCGGACGCGGCGCTCGCCTCCACCGGCGAGGGGACGGTGACGACCAGGCGCGTGGTGCGGCTGGGCGAGACCGAGGCGCCGCAGGACTGGCCCGACCTCCAGGAGTGGCTGGACCACGAAGGCACGCCGCCGCAGGTGCTGGTCGGCGACGACGACCCGGTCCGGATGATGTTCACCTCGGGCACCGAGTCGCGGCCCAAGGGTGCGCTGCTGACGAGCCGGTCGCTGCTGTGGCAGTACGCCACGTGCGCGATCGACGGCGAGTACTCCCCCGACGACGTCGACGTGCACTCGCTGCCGCTCTACCACTGCGCGCAGCTCGACGTGTTCCTCGGCCCGGACGTGTGGATCGGCGCGACGTCGGTGATCCTGCGCGGGCCGGACCCGGCGACGGTCCTGGCGGCGATCGAGGAGCACGGGGCCAACCGCTTCTTCGCGCCGCCCACGGTGTGGATCGGGCTGCTGCGGCACCCGGGCTTCGACGACGCCGACCTCGCCACGCTGACCAAGGGCTACTACGGCGCCTCGCCGATGCCGGTCGAGGTGCTCAAGGAGATGCAGCAGCGGCTGCCCGACGTACGCCTGTGGAACTTCTACGGTCAGACCGAGATGTCCCCGCTGGCCACCTCGCTCGGCCCGGACGAGCAGCTCTCGCACGCGGGTTCGGCCGGGCGCGCCTCGCTCAACGTGGAGACGCGCATCGTCGACGACGAGGACCGCGAGGTGGCGCAGGGCGAGGTCGGCGAGATCGTGCACCGCTCGCCGCACGCGACGCTCGGCTACCACCGCGACGAGGAGAAGACCCGCGAGTCCTTCCGGGGCGGCTGGTTCCACTCCGGCGACCTCGGGTACGTCGACGAGACCGGTCACCTCTACGTGGTCGACCGCAAGAAGGACATGATCAAGACCGGCGGCGAGAACGTCGCGTCGCGCGAGGTCGAGGAGGCGATCTACCGCCTCGACGGGGTGGCCGAGGTCGCGGTCTTCGGGGTCAGCCACCCGCGGTGGGTCGAGGCCGTGGTCGCGGCGGTGGTGCCCAAGGCCGGCGCGACCCTCACGCCCGAGGCCGTCCTCGAGCACGCGCGCTCGGTGCTGGCGGGCTACAAGACGCCCAAGTACGTCGTCCTCGTCGACGCGCTGCCCAAGAACCCGAGCGGCAAGATCGTCAAGCGCGACCTCCGGGACGAACACGCGGGCATCGCCGACGGTGGCTGA
- a CDS encoding LLM class flavin-dependent oxidoreductase — protein sequence MRLGMTLPVMEPDLWAAPDTLERWSRAVDEGPYASLCFGERVAFDNPETLTLLGAVSAWTSRVRLVTTVIVPQLHQPVPLAKALATADRLSRGRLTVGLGVGGREEDYRAAGSTYRQSYRTLTDLAEQVRAVWRDGTAGPPPLQDGGPPLLVGTMGPRTLRSAASWASGLAGVTLDLDVPAVSALYDVARSAWAEAGRPAPLLTTSFWVALSADRDAARAQVHRHLRHYMDWIPASLVDAMAPTTGFAGTPAELRDLLRRLEDAGTDEVHLIPTSSDVVLVDQVAELA from the coding sequence GTGCGCCTGGGGATGACGCTGCCGGTGATGGAGCCCGACCTGTGGGCCGCGCCGGACACGCTCGAGCGCTGGTCCCGGGCGGTCGACGAGGGTCCCTACGCGTCGCTCTGCTTCGGCGAGCGCGTCGCCTTCGACAACCCCGAGACGCTCACCCTGCTCGGCGCGGTCTCCGCCTGGACCTCGCGGGTCCGGCTGGTGACGACGGTGATCGTGCCGCAGCTGCACCAGCCCGTGCCGCTGGCCAAGGCCCTGGCCACCGCCGACCGGCTCTCGCGCGGCCGGCTCACCGTGGGCCTCGGCGTCGGCGGCCGCGAGGAGGACTACCGCGCCGCCGGCTCGACGTACCGCCAGTCCTACCGGACCCTCACCGACCTCGCCGAGCAGGTGCGGGCCGTGTGGCGCGACGGCACCGCCGGTCCGCCGCCGCTGCAGGACGGCGGGCCGCCGCTGCTCGTCGGCACCATGGGGCCCAGGACGCTGCGCTCGGCCGCGTCCTGGGCGTCCGGGCTGGCGGGCGTGACGCTGGACCTGGACGTGCCCGCCGTCTCCGCCCTGTACGACGTGGCCCGGTCGGCCTGGGCCGAGGCCGGCCGGCCCGCACCGCTGCTGACCACGTCGTTCTGGGTCGCGCTCTCCGCCGACCGCGACGCCGCCCGCGCCCAGGTCCACCGCCACCTGAGGCACTACATGGACTGGATCCCGGCCTCCCTGGTCGACGCGATGGCGCCGACCACCGGCTTCGCCGGCACTCCGGCTGAGCTGCGCGACCTGCTGCGCCGGCTCGAGGACGCCGGCACCGACGAGGTCCACCTCATCCCGACCTCCTCCGACGTGGTGCTGGTCGACCAGGTGGCGGAGCTGGCGTGA
- a CDS encoding MFS transporter gives MRGVRRLLAGYACASVAIGLPWPLLVVAVWDQGPLVAGLTGAARMAPYVLLSWAVGSIGDHVRRDRLVRVTLAGRVLFLGAAALALAAGHTTLAVVGAALAVAVGTPTYPAIAAALPAIGGPQRVRATELLVTIEVAAWVVGPALGGLLLAAPTRPWTLAAGVALAALGLVLSTGVTVPGPADRAPHAVAGMLRHVFGTPAARGALALAGLLNLVVTATGLALLPLCLGAWGTGQTGFGTATACLGLGALAAPLLSGGHAAVRGPLAMGAALVLVAVTPVHWVVLPVLALAGATGVLVESRATGALQDAVPDHHRAGALGLMDTVMVGACLIGSLVAPALVGLVGGRVVLLLAASAVALTALAALRSPYDARDDRPAARPDPRGAPAVGAARVG, from the coding sequence GTGAGGGGGGTGCGCCGGCTGCTGGCCGGCTACGCGTGCGCCTCGGTCGCGATCGGGCTGCCCTGGCCGCTGCTCGTCGTGGCGGTCTGGGACCAGGGGCCGCTGGTGGCGGGCCTGACCGGCGCGGCGCGGATGGCGCCGTACGTCCTGCTCTCCTGGGCCGTCGGCTCCATCGGCGACCACGTGCGCCGCGACCGGCTGGTCCGGGTCACCCTGGCCGGCCGGGTCCTCTTCCTCGGCGCCGCCGCGCTCGCGCTGGCCGCCGGCCACACGACGCTCGCGGTCGTGGGGGCGGCGCTCGCGGTCGCGGTCGGCACACCGACCTACCCCGCCATCGCGGCGGCGCTGCCGGCCATCGGCGGACCGCAGCGAGTCCGCGCCACCGAGCTGCTCGTCACCATCGAGGTCGCGGCCTGGGTCGTCGGCCCGGCCCTCGGTGGGCTGCTGCTGGCCGCGCCGACGCGACCGTGGACGCTCGCCGCCGGCGTGGCCCTGGCCGCGCTCGGCCTCGTGCTCAGCACCGGCGTCACGGTCCCCGGACCCGCCGACCGGGCGCCGCACGCCGTGGCGGGGATGCTCCGCCACGTCTTCGGCACCCCTGCCGCCCGCGGCGCCCTGGCCCTGGCCGGGCTGCTCAACCTGGTGGTCACGGCGACCGGCCTGGCGCTGCTGCCGCTCTGCCTCGGCGCATGGGGCACCGGCCAGACCGGCTTCGGCACCGCGACCGCCTGCCTGGGCCTCGGCGCCCTCGCCGCCCCGCTGCTCTCCGGCGGCCACGCCGCGGTCCGCGGCCCGCTCGCGATGGGAGCGGCCCTGGTCCTGGTCGCCGTCACGCCCGTCCACTGGGTCGTCCTGCCCGTCCTGGCGCTGGCCGGGGCCACCGGCGTGCTCGTCGAGAGCCGGGCCACCGGCGCCCTCCAGGACGCCGTACCCGACCACCACCGCGCCGGCGCCCTCGGCCTCATGGACACGGTCATGGTCGGCGCCTGCCTGATCGGCAGCCTGGTCGCACCCGCCCTCGTCGGCCTGGTCGGCGGTCGGGTGGTCCTGCTGCTGGCGGCGTCCGCCGTGGCGCTGACCGCGCTGGCCGCGCTCCGGAGTCCCTACGATGCTCGCGATGACCGACCAGCAGCGCGACCCGATCCGCGAGGCGCACCGGCAGTGGGTGCGGCACGGGTGGGCTGA